In Haloprofundus halophilus, one DNA window encodes the following:
- a CDS encoding glycosyltransferase family 2 protein produces MYEGKTIGAVIPAYNEEKFIGEVIETLPEFVDRAYVVDDGSSDDTWDAICRAADRVNEGWDAPAPRADGGIGFDRRVVPIQHEENRGVGGAIKTGYQRALTDRVDVTTVISGDGQTEPDIVERIIRPVALGDADYSKGNRLRGRAREDMPKFRQVGNFVLSLLTKIASGYWKLMDPQNGSTAISYAALDEVDLDELYEDYGFANDLLVRLNVHGMVVADVSRRAVYKDEVSHIKYQEFIPKASVLLLRDFLWRLRAKYLVKDFHPLPFFYYFGAAATALGAGSAVKKLFEHEDSTPSVLLFFVGWLFMLFAMVFDLTENDDLQVIVHDPHEFD; encoded by the coding sequence ATGTACGAAGGAAAGACAATCGGCGCCGTGATACCGGCGTACAACGAAGAGAAGTTCATCGGCGAGGTCATCGAGACGCTGCCGGAGTTCGTCGACAGAGCCTACGTCGTCGACGACGGGTCGAGCGACGACACCTGGGACGCCATCTGCCGTGCCGCCGACAGGGTCAACGAGGGCTGGGACGCGCCCGCGCCCCGCGCCGACGGCGGCATCGGCTTCGACCGCCGCGTCGTCCCCATTCAACACGAGGAGAACCGCGGCGTCGGCGGCGCCATCAAGACCGGCTACCAGCGCGCGTTGACCGACCGCGTCGACGTGACGACGGTCATAAGCGGCGACGGGCAGACCGAACCCGACATCGTCGAGCGTATCATCCGACCCGTCGCGCTCGGCGACGCCGACTACTCGAAGGGTAACCGCCTGCGCGGACGCGCACGTGAGGATATGCCCAAGTTCCGGCAGGTGGGCAACTTCGTGCTCTCGCTTCTGACGAAGATCGCCAGCGGTTACTGGAAACTGATGGACCCGCAGAACGGGTCGACGGCCATCTCCTACGCCGCTTTGGACGAAGTCGACCTCGACGAACTGTACGAGGACTACGGCTTCGCGAACGACCTGCTCGTCCGCCTCAACGTCCACGGGATGGTCGTCGCGGACGTCTCCCGTCGGGCGGTGTACAAAGACGAAGTCAGCCACATCAAGTACCAGGAGTTCATCCCGAAGGCCTCGGTGCTGCTGCTGCGCGACTTCCTCTGGCGACTCCGCGCGAAGTACCTCGTGAAGGATTTCCACCCGCTGCCGTTCTTCTACTACTTCGGCGCGGCCGCGACGGCGCTCGGTGCCGGGTCGGCGGTGAAGAAACTGTTCGAACACGAAGACAGCACGCCCTCGGTGCTCTTGTTCTTCGTCGGATGGCTGTTCATGCTGTTCGCGATGGTGTTCGACCTCACCGAGAACGACGACCTGCAGGTCATCGTCCACGACCCCCACGAGTTCGACTAG
- a CDS encoding orc1/cdc6 family replication initiation protein, producing the protein MRRFERKKNIFRNKDALGESYQPDQIEERDEEIEKYMDALQPVVDGWEPNNIFLYGNTGVGKTAVTDYLLNRLQDDVIDYDDVTLSVISLNCKTLNSSYQIAVELVNKLRPSGGEISSTGYPQQTVFKKLYTELEAIGGTILIVLDEVDSIGDRDELLYELPRARANNKLDSTKVGVIGISNDFKFREKLDPRVQDTLCERELQFPPYDAPELENILESRAESAITENAVEEGVLKFCAALAARDSGSARQALDLLRLAGEIAENREADLIEREHVEAARSRLDQERVEEGMRELTTHGRLALLAVISKAAKEETPCRSREIYEEYTMLCDSSGTDSLVQRSVHNHLSDLRMLGILSAYENRSGSRGNYYSYELDVPFTSAIEAMSDVLLLDGEIETIREIASMNNVT; encoded by the coding sequence ATGCGTCGATTCGAGCGGAAGAAGAACATTTTCCGCAACAAAGACGCCCTTGGCGAATCTTACCAACCCGACCAAATTGAGGAACGAGACGAGGAGATTGAGAAGTATATGGACGCACTCCAACCGGTCGTCGACGGTTGGGAACCAAACAACATCTTCCTCTATGGGAACACCGGTGTCGGGAAAACTGCGGTCACCGACTACCTCCTCAATAGACTCCAGGACGACGTGATAGATTATGACGATGTCACCCTCTCAGTTATTTCGTTGAATTGTAAGACGCTGAACTCCTCCTATCAGATTGCCGTAGAACTTGTGAACAAACTCCGACCTTCTGGTGGTGAAATCAGTTCGACCGGGTATCCTCAGCAAACCGTCTTTAAAAAACTGTACACGGAACTTGAGGCGATTGGCGGAACGATTTTAATCGTCTTGGACGAGGTCGACTCGATCGGCGATCGTGATGAGTTGTTATATGAACTCCCACGAGCACGAGCCAACAATAAACTTGATTCGACGAAGGTCGGAGTCATTGGGATCAGTAACGATTTCAAATTTCGCGAGAAACTCGACCCACGCGTTCAAGATACACTTTGTGAACGAGAACTTCAATTCCCACCGTATGACGCCCCGGAACTCGAGAATATCCTCGAATCCCGGGCAGAAAGCGCAATCACCGAGAATGCCGTTGAGGAGGGAGTCTTAAAATTCTGTGCTGCACTCGCTGCTCGTGATAGTGGAAGCGCTCGGCAGGCACTTGACCTTCTCCGATTGGCCGGCGAGATCGCTGAAAATCGTGAAGCGGACCTCATCGAACGTGAACACGTCGAAGCCGCTCGTTCCCGACTTGACCAGGAACGAGTTGAGGAGGGAATGCGCGAACTGACCACGCACGGTCGCCTCGCCCTACTAGCGGTTATCTCGAAGGCTGCCAAGGAAGAGACACCATGCCGGTCCCGAGAAATTTACGAAGAATACACCATGCTCTGTGACTCCTCTGGAACTGACTCGCTCGTTCAACGGTCCGTACATAATCATCTGTCCGATCTCCGAATGCTCGGAATTCTGTCGGCTTACGAGAACCGGAGCGGATCCCGTGGTAACTACTACAGCTACGAATTGGATGTCCCCTTCACGAGTGCAATCGAAGCGATGTCCGATGTTCTTCTTTTAGATGGCGAAATAGAGACAATCCGGGAAATCGCGTCGATGAACAACGTCACATAG
- a CDS encoding flippase — translation MATSGEELKSLLSSATLVVVGGLVGATGRLAERVIIGRELSPADYGEVSIGLALLTFVTTLSLVGFTQGVPRYLSRYESDEERRGVWVSGIVFAGLIGVVVGAAVFASAGFLTENLLDEADSVRLIQLFAVAVPFVVGMQIGVGAIRGHENTIYKTYVQDLLYPVGRIVLVFALLSAGYGIVVVGYAYLAAAIAAFVLSHVLLSRLMSLRGPFETHTREMLRFSAPLVISTVMSTMLTQTDTLMLGYFRASEEAGLYSAAYTLGTGMLVVLSAFGFLYLPLASRLDSGGQRDELGTIYQTTTKWVYIVTFPAFLTFVAFPRDVLRIIFGASYEPAALALIVVSVGFFLSAAVGRNRETLSALGETNYILVGNVAGFVFNFLVNLVLIPQYGMEGAAFTSAASMAIMHAVVCGILKLRFDISPLSSESVRTFVLLPLALIPPALVLSNWVSLSMLTLLPFLVVTGLLGIAVVAVGGALQEEDLIVVEFVEEQVGVRIPLVRRYFSA, via the coding sequence ATGGCCACGTCCGGTGAGGAACTGAAGTCGCTACTGTCGAGTGCGACGCTCGTCGTCGTCGGCGGGCTCGTCGGCGCGACGGGGCGGTTGGCCGAGCGCGTGATAATCGGTCGGGAGCTCTCCCCGGCCGACTACGGCGAAGTGAGCATCGGACTCGCGCTGTTGACGTTCGTGACGACGCTGTCGCTCGTCGGCTTCACGCAGGGCGTCCCCCGGTATCTCTCGCGGTACGAGAGCGACGAGGAACGCCGCGGAGTGTGGGTGAGCGGTATCGTCTTCGCCGGTCTAATCGGGGTCGTCGTGGGCGCTGCGGTGTTCGCTTCGGCGGGGTTTCTCACGGAGAACCTACTCGACGAGGCGGACTCGGTCAGACTGATTCAGCTGTTCGCGGTCGCCGTCCCGTTCGTCGTCGGGATGCAGATCGGCGTTGGCGCGATTCGCGGACACGAGAACACCATCTACAAGACGTACGTACAGGACCTCCTCTACCCGGTCGGACGAATCGTTCTCGTATTCGCGCTGCTCTCGGCGGGTTACGGCATCGTGGTCGTCGGATACGCGTACCTAGCCGCGGCGATAGCCGCGTTCGTTCTGTCGCACGTCCTGCTGAGTCGGTTGATGTCGCTTCGGGGGCCGTTCGAGACCCACACGCGCGAGATGCTACGGTTCTCCGCGCCGCTTGTCATCTCCACGGTGATGTCGACGATGCTGACGCAGACGGACACGCTCATGCTGGGTTACTTCCGCGCGTCCGAGGAAGCCGGACTGTACAGCGCGGCGTACACGCTCGGGACCGGGATGCTGGTCGTGCTCTCGGCGTTCGGATTTCTCTACTTGCCGCTCGCATCCCGGCTCGACTCCGGCGGACAGCGCGACGAACTCGGCACCATCTACCAGACCACGACGAAGTGGGTGTACATCGTGACGTTCCCCGCCTTTCTGACGTTCGTCGCGTTCCCGCGAGACGTCCTTCGGATAATCTTCGGCGCGTCGTACGAACCGGCAGCTCTGGCGCTCATCGTCGTTTCTGTCGGGTTCTTCCTCAGCGCCGCCGTCGGGAGAAACCGCGAGACGCTGTCGGCGCTCGGCGAGACGAACTACATCCTCGTCGGTAACGTCGCTGGGTTCGTCTTCAACTTCCTCGTGAACCTCGTGCTGATTCCGCAGTACGGGATGGAGGGCGCGGCGTTCACTTCGGCCGCCTCGATGGCGATCATGCACGCGGTCGTCTGCGGGATACTCAAGCTGCGGTTCGATATCTCGCCATTGTCGAGCGAGTCCGTGAGAACGTTCGTGCTGCTACCTCTCGCGTTGATTCCGCCCGCGCTGGTGTTATCGAACTGGGTTTCGCTCTCGATGCTGACACTGCTGCCGTTTCTCGTCGTTACCGGCCTTCTCGGAATCGCCGTCGTGGCTGTCGGGGGTGCGCTCCAGGAGGAGGACCTCATCGTTGTCGAGTTCGTCGAGGAGCAAGTTGGTGTCCGTATCCCGCTCGTTCGTCGGTACTTTTCGGCGTGA
- a CDS encoding alkaline phosphatase family protein, with the protein MDRTHYEPETAERDGKTVVLGFDALDFRYVDAFADDTPNLSALRERGVESSLASTFPPWTGSAWPSMYTGTDPSHHGVYGFFDYDGYPDDGTLVSRNDVQAPALWNYLDSEGVPSLVLNVPVTHPADPIRGALIPGYLATEDTTGFPSDVREALSASLGEEYTIYSRGETSSDKEKKLAGYLELVDLRKRAALSLMETYDWEVAVIQVQKTDAVFHNFDEETAQRNVYAAADELAGAVLDAVDESTNVVVCSDHGIGQTTGYRIYLNEILRRHGYVETTTEGNKESLSTIKGDLTGESSADENAEAGDDKSVRTRLFGSAGTMLQKAGLSPTKVYTTAKRLGVESALVSLTPDAVRDAAGKHVDWRASKAYLPSGTRLGVRINLEGREPDGVVPESEYEDVRTELVELLSGLETPDGEPAFDFVKRREEVYQGEYAHKAPDVLIRPRDMNHQLSVKVYDPPFLSIDSYDHKQNGVFIGAGPAFAGPAPETMSLTDVAPVCMALAGFDVPERMTGSVPEGLLSFSPSVRAYGDVPYGTERIDTGGEEEVTERLEDLGYL; encoded by the coding sequence ATGGACCGGACACATTACGAACCGGAGACCGCGGAGAGAGACGGAAAGACGGTCGTACTCGGATTCGACGCGCTCGACTTTCGCTACGTAGACGCGTTCGCCGACGACACGCCGAACCTCTCGGCGCTCAGAGAACGCGGCGTCGAGTCGTCGCTCGCGTCGACGTTCCCGCCGTGGACCGGGAGCGCGTGGCCGTCGATGTACACCGGGACCGACCCCAGTCACCACGGCGTCTACGGCTTCTTCGACTACGACGGCTATCCCGACGACGGCACCCTCGTCTCCCGAAACGACGTGCAGGCACCGGCACTGTGGAACTATCTCGATTCGGAAGGTGTTCCATCTCTCGTTTTAAACGTCCCCGTCACACATCCCGCAGACCCGATTCGGGGCGCACTCATCCCGGGTTATCTCGCGACAGAGGACACAACCGGGTTCCCGAGCGACGTCCGCGAAGCGTTGTCGGCGTCGCTCGGCGAGGAGTACACGATCTACTCGCGCGGCGAGACCTCGTCGGACAAAGAGAAGAAACTCGCAGGCTATCTCGAACTCGTCGACCTCCGAAAGCGCGCCGCGCTCTCGCTCATGGAGACGTACGACTGGGAGGTCGCCGTGATACAGGTACAGAAGACCGACGCCGTGTTTCACAACTTCGACGAAGAGACCGCCCAGCGGAACGTGTACGCCGCCGCCGACGAACTCGCGGGGGCGGTTCTGGACGCCGTCGACGAGTCGACGAACGTCGTCGTCTGTTCGGACCACGGCATCGGGCAGACGACTGGGTACCGAATCTACCTCAACGAGATACTCCGTCGACACGGCTACGTCGAGACGACCACCGAGGGGAACAAGGAGTCACTCAGCACCATCAAGGGCGACCTCACCGGTGAGTCGTCCGCGGACGAGAACGCGGAGGCTGGGGACGACAAATCGGTGCGCACTCGCTTGTTCGGTTCCGCCGGGACGATGCTCCAGAAGGCCGGTCTCTCGCCCACGAAGGTGTACACGACGGCGAAGCGGCTCGGAGTCGAGTCGGCGCTCGTGTCGCTCACGCCGGACGCAGTCCGGGACGCTGCGGGCAAACACGTCGACTGGCGCGCCTCGAAAGCGTACCTGCCGAGCGGGACTCGCCTCGGGGTCAGGATCAACCTCGAAGGAAGAGAACCCGACGGCGTCGTTCCGGAGTCGGAGTACGAAGACGTGCGGACGGAACTCGTCGAACTACTCTCCGGTCTGGAGACGCCCGACGGAGAGCCCGCATTCGACTTCGTGAAGCGACGAGAGGAAGTGTATCAGGGGGAGTACGCCCACAAAGCGCCCGACGTGCTGATTCGCCCGCGAGACATGAACCACCAGCTCTCGGTAAAGGTGTACGACCCGCCGTTCCTCTCCATCGACAGCTACGACCACAAACAGAACGGCGTCTTCATCGGCGCGGGCCCCGCGTTCGCGGGCCCGGCACCGGAGACGATGTCGCTGACCGACGTCGCACCCGTCTGTATGGCTCTCGCCGGATTCGACGTCCCCGAACGGATGACCGGGTCGGTTCCGGAGGGGCTGCTCTCGTTTTCGCCGTCGGTTCGAGCGTACGGAGACGTTCCGTACGGGACAGAGCGGATCGACACCGGCGGTGAAGAGGAAGTAACCGAACGTCTCGAAGACCTCGGATATCTCTGA